A window of Pseudomonas monteilii contains these coding sequences:
- a CDS encoding protein BatD, giving the protein MSRLGVLLACLCVCLTVQAQSLFQASVDRTRVDAGETFELTLESQDVTQFGKPDLGALDADFDVRSTRQLNSLHTLDGETRASTRWIITLLPRRSGSLQIPALHLGQASTQPIDLQVLQADPSHVGGAAPVFLEAALDSDDVYVQAQTVLTVRVYHSVSLYDDSTLSPPQVEDAKLEPLGDSRTFEKDIDGVRHGVIETRYALYPQRSGSLDIAPLTFTATAADTEGADAGTARGGRQVQARSLPLRLHVRPIPASYPADTPWLPARSLTLEEHWNPDPALQRTQVGDSLTRSISLRAEGLSSAQLPALPATEVAGLRRYPDQPQLRNDIGERGMIANREEREALVPVRAGELALPAQDVVWWNTREDHLEHSNLPARTLTVLDNPALTGDAPVNSAGTPVHLWPWQLATGLLVLSNLLVGVLWWRARSRPAVARPVQSGPSPRSLLDDLKRACQANDPQATRQALDAWARQQPETLADMAARFVPLSDALDGLNGALYSETGQTWQGDELWRAIGTIPSAEHLRPPLGDAGSLPPLYPK; this is encoded by the coding sequence ATGAGCCGCCTTGGCGTCTTGCTTGCCTGCCTGTGCGTCTGCCTGACGGTCCAGGCGCAGTCCCTCTTCCAAGCGTCGGTCGACCGCACCCGTGTGGATGCAGGCGAGACCTTCGAGCTGACCCTCGAAAGTCAGGACGTCACCCAGTTCGGCAAGCCCGACCTGGGCGCGCTGGACGCCGACTTCGACGTGCGCAGCACGCGCCAGCTCAACAGCCTGCACACGCTGGACGGCGAGACGCGCGCCAGCACCCGCTGGATCATCACCCTGCTGCCACGCCGCAGTGGCAGCCTGCAGATCCCCGCCCTGCACCTGGGCCAGGCCAGCACTCAGCCCATCGACCTGCAGGTCCTGCAGGCCGATCCCAGCCATGTCGGGGGCGCCGCACCGGTGTTTCTCGAAGCCGCGCTGGACAGCGATGACGTCTATGTCCAGGCACAGACCGTGCTGACCGTGCGGGTCTACCATTCGGTCTCGCTGTACGACGACAGCACCTTGAGCCCACCCCAGGTGGAAGACGCCAAGCTCGAGCCGCTGGGCGACTCGCGCACCTTCGAGAAGGACATCGATGGCGTGCGTCACGGCGTGATCGAAACCCGTTACGCCCTCTACCCACAGCGCAGCGGCTCGCTGGACATCGCCCCGCTGACGTTCACCGCCACCGCCGCCGACACCGAGGGCGCCGACGCGGGCACTGCGCGGGGCGGACGCCAGGTGCAGGCCCGCTCGCTGCCGCTGCGCCTGCACGTACGACCGATTCCCGCCAGCTATCCCGCCGACACCCCCTGGCTGCCCGCGCGCAGCCTGACCCTGGAAGAACACTGGAACCCGGACCCGGCCCTGCAGCGCACCCAGGTCGGTGACTCGCTGACCCGCAGCATCAGCCTGCGCGCCGAAGGCCTGTCGAGCGCCCAACTGCCGGCGCTACCCGCCACCGAAGTGGCCGGGTTGCGCCGTTACCCGGACCAGCCGCAGTTGCGCAACGACATCGGCGAGCGCGGCATGATCGCCAATCGCGAAGAACGTGAAGCGCTGGTGCCGGTGCGCGCCGGGGAACTGGCCCTGCCCGCCCAGGACGTGGTGTGGTGGAACACCCGTGAGGACCACCTCGAGCACAGCAACCTGCCGGCGCGGACCCTGACCGTACTCGACAACCCGGCCCTGACCGGCGACGCCCCCGTCAACAGTGCCGGCACACCGGTCCACCTGTGGCCCTGGCAGCTGGCCACCGGGCTGTTGGTCTTGAGCAACCTGCTGGTCGGCGTTCTCTGGTGGCGGGCCCGTTCGCGACCCGCGGTGGCGCGCCCGGTGCAGAGCGGGCCGAGCCCACGCAGCCTGCTCGACGACCTCAAGCGCGCCTGCCAGGCCAACGATCCCCAGGCCACGCGACAGGCGCTCGATGCCTGGGCGCGCCAGCAACCGGAAACCCTGGCCGACATGGCCGCCCGTTTCGTACCCTTGTCCGACGCCCTGGATGGGCTCAATGGCGCGCTCTACAGCGAAACCGGCCAGACCTGGCAAGGCGACGAGCTATGGCGCGCCATCGGCACCATCCCCTCGGCCGAGCACCTGCGTCCGCCCTTGGGCGATGCCGGCAGCCTGCCGCCGTTGTACCCCAAATAA
- a CDS encoding exonuclease sbcCD subunit D, producing the protein MRLFHTSDWHLGQSLHGQERDYEHVCFLTWLLEQLHQEQPDALLIAGDVFDTVNPPVKAQERLYDFIVQAHEQQPTLDIVMIAGNHDSGSRIELPAPLMRRLRTHALGRVHWLDDGQLDAERLLIPLTDAQGNVGAWCLALPFMRPAEVTGLHLGDDYLNGVGQVHRQLIAAAQDKRAPDQALIAISHAHMAGGSVSEDSERSLIIGNAEALPARLFDPCVGYVALGHLHKPQQVNREARIRYSGSPLPLSFAEVDYPHQILDVRFEGATLASVEPRLVPRAVSLKRIGPAPLEALLETLAELPAPDLLDDPRHQPWLEVRVRLEAPRPDLRQQLETALLGKAVRLVRIYAEYAGSGPADDPDAPLVELGELTPQDLFGRAWTQAYGSPVDAQALADFAVLLHEVQHEEEQP; encoded by the coding sequence ATGCGTCTGTTTCACACCTCCGATTGGCACCTGGGCCAGAGCCTGCATGGCCAGGAACGCGACTACGAGCACGTCTGCTTTCTCACCTGGCTGCTCGAACAACTGCATCAGGAACAGCCCGATGCCCTGCTGATCGCTGGCGACGTCTTCGACACGGTCAATCCACCGGTCAAGGCACAGGAGCGCCTCTACGACTTCATCGTCCAGGCCCACGAGCAACAGCCCACCCTGGACATCGTGATGATCGCCGGCAACCACGACTCCGGCTCGCGCATCGAACTGCCAGCGCCCCTGATGCGTCGGCTGCGGACCCATGCCCTGGGACGGGTGCACTGGCTCGACGATGGCCAGCTGGATGCCGAGCGCCTGCTGATCCCCTTGACCGACGCGCAGGGCAACGTGGGTGCCTGGTGCCTGGCGCTGCCGTTCATGCGCCCGGCCGAGGTCACCGGCCTGCACCTGGGCGATGACTACCTCAACGGCGTCGGCCAGGTACACCGGCAGCTGATCGCCGCCGCGCAGGACAAGCGCGCGCCCGACCAGGCGCTGATCGCCATCAGTCATGCGCACATGGCCGGCGGCAGCGTGTCCGAGGACTCCGAGCGCAGCCTGATCATCGGCAATGCCGAGGCCTTGCCCGCGCGATTGTTCGACCCCTGCGTCGGCTATGTGGCCCTGGGTCATCTGCACAAGCCCCAGCAGGTCAACCGCGAAGCACGCATTCGCTACAGCGGTTCACCCCTGCCGCTGTCGTTCGCCGAGGTCGACTACCCGCACCAGATCCTCGACGTGCGCTTCGAAGGCGCCACGCTCGCCAGCGTCGAGCCGCGCCTGGTGCCACGCGCGGTCTCGCTCAAGCGCATCGGCCCGGCGCCGCTGGAGGCCTTGCTCGAGACCCTGGCCGAGTTGCCTGCACCCGACCTGCTCGACGATCCACGGCATCAACCCTGGCTCGAGGTACGGGTCAGGCTCGAGGCACCGCGCCCCGACCTGCGCCAGCAGCTCGAGACAGCGCTGCTGGGCAAGGCCGTGCGCCTGGTGCGCATCTACGCGGAGTACGCCGGCAGCGGCCCGGCCGATGATCCCGACGCGCCGCTGGTGGAACTCGGTGAGCTGACGCCCCAGGACCTGTTCGGCCGGGCCTGGACCCAGGCCTACGGCAGCCCGGTGGACGCGCAGGCCCTGGCCGACTTCGCCGTGCTGCTGCACGAGGTGCAGCACGAGGAGGAGCAGCCATGA
- a CDS encoding chromosome segregation protein SMC gives MKILAIRLKNLASIAGPVDIDFTAEPLASAGLFAITGPTGAGKSTLLDALCLALFGSVPRLGAVSREAKVPDGDGDIATWDPRNLLRRGTGSGHAEVDFVGTDGHRYRARWEANRARDKASGKLQHSRQSLYDLDTEQLLSNQSKTEYKQLIEARLGLNFEQFTRAVMLAQSEFSAFLKADDKERSELLEKLTNTSIYTRLGQRAFSKAREAGEWHAQLEAEAAHVLPLTEDLRQALDQQLDQARQTLQAHQAQQRQLEAQRAWLAEQQRLHDHCTSAAEALREAEQAADALEAQRQDVQWLEHLAPQRHLFQRQQAVQTELASLQAASTAQHQEQEALHARVAQQHETVQAAHLAMQQAQAQMTEAGPALRRAYAAHDHLQRLAQEQARLATVVEQADQAVRQGQQQLDHLQAQQQRSLDQLATIETALARSAELDGLSTAWQAYRAQLQQLLQTDARLAQGRAELPALQRSVEHANQNATAHQQTRALLFSEADVEPQALGEQLSLLGPLLQDNRRQLRTVEATVRLHARQQELEQDLAALQQRQAEALQTRQRQVTEGLAAKAELDTAEQALTLTRQLLERQRLARTASVEQLRAQLQDDQPCPVCGSAEHPYHRPEALLESLGAHDQAEERQAQDQVDRLKTQLDDLRLSVGVLNGQIKAYQHQQAQLREQLQPLIDQLAADPLWPTLEAQDAPARSAWLALQQRRLEQDIARDEARQAVLHDVQRQAVVLNEQVQAALEARQQAERQLEQQRQALKDDQQRLDQALEAFTPVMPAALLQALKDDAAQAFLTLDQQVGLRVQQQAQYREEQQEQQARQARLDPLRNEQHASQARLREVREQLTALEAQAHQAQAGLTELLGPHASAEQWQTHVEGALEQARLAEAEANQQAQRLREQQVALAGEIKAGSAREAALAEERQALQTQVEHWRAAHPSVGDDQLERLLAVDDAQRDHWRQALLATDTRLNQARILLTEREARVQQHAALSDEAALPADTLEQTLETLRAQIEQHEQHCAELRARQADDDRRRDAYRALAADIEAAYQQWQRWARVNALIGSATGDTFRKFAQGYNLDLLLHHANSQLRQLARRYRLKRGGSALGLLVLDTEMGDELRSVHSLSGGETFLVSLALALGLASMASSTLRIESLFIDEGFGSLDPESLQLAMDALDGLQAQGRKVAVISHVQEMHERIPVQIQVQRQGNGLSKVEVMG, from the coding sequence ATGAAGATTCTTGCCATCCGCCTGAAGAACCTGGCATCGATCGCCGGGCCGGTGGACATCGACTTCACCGCCGAGCCCCTGGCCAGCGCCGGCCTGTTCGCCATCACCGGCCCGACCGGCGCCGGCAAGAGCACCCTGCTCGATGCCCTGTGCCTGGCGCTGTTCGGCAGTGTCCCGCGGTTGGGCGCCGTGTCGCGCGAGGCCAAGGTGCCGGACGGCGACGGCGACATCGCCACCTGGGACCCGCGCAACCTGCTGCGCCGCGGCACCGGCAGTGGTCATGCCGAAGTCGATTTCGTCGGCACCGACGGGCACCGGTATCGGGCGCGCTGGGAGGCCAACCGGGCCCGTGACAAGGCCAGCGGCAAATTGCAGCACAGCCGCCAGAGCCTGTACGACCTGGACACCGAACAACTGCTGAGCAACCAGAGCAAGACCGAGTACAAGCAGCTGATCGAAGCGCGCCTGGGGCTGAACTTCGAGCAGTTCACCCGTGCGGTGATGCTGGCCCAGAGCGAGTTCAGCGCTTTTCTCAAGGCTGACGACAAGGAACGCAGCGAGCTGCTGGAAAAACTCACCAACACCTCGATCTACACCCGCTTGGGGCAGCGGGCCTTCAGCAAGGCGCGCGAGGCCGGCGAGTGGCACGCCCAGCTTGAGGCCGAAGCTGCCCACGTGCTGCCACTGACCGAGGATCTGCGCCAGGCGCTCGACCAGCAACTCGACCAGGCCCGACAGACGTTGCAGGCCCACCAGGCCCAACAACGGCAACTGGAGGCGCAGCGGGCCTGGCTGGCCGAGCAGCAGCGCCTGCATGACCATTGCACGAGCGCGGCCGAGGCGCTGCGCGAGGCCGAGCAGGCCGCCGACGCCTTGGAGGCGCAGCGTCAGGACGTGCAGTGGCTCGAACACCTCGCGCCCCAGCGCCATCTGTTCCAGCGCCAACAGGCGGTCCAGACTGAACTGGCTTCGCTGCAGGCAGCTTCGACTGCCCAGCATCAGGAACAAGAGGCGTTGCACGCGCGTGTCGCCCAGCAGCACGAGACTGTCCAGGCGGCCCATCTGGCCATGCAACAGGCCCAGGCCCAGATGACGGAAGCAGGGCCTGCCTTGCGCCGCGCCTATGCGGCACACGATCACTTGCAGCGCCTGGCCCAGGAGCAGGCCCGCCTGGCCACGGTCGTCGAACAGGCCGACCAGGCCGTCCGCCAGGGGCAGCAGCAGCTCGATCACTTGCAGGCGCAACAGCAGCGCAGCCTCGACCAGCTGGCGACCATCGAGACGGCCCTGGCGCGCAGCGCCGAGCTGGATGGGCTGAGCACGGCCTGGCAAGCCTATCGCGCGCAGCTTCAGCAGCTGTTGCAGACCGACGCTCGCCTGGCCCAGGGACGTGCCGAACTTCCTGCCCTGCAACGCAGCGTCGAGCACGCCAACCAGAACGCCACTGCTCACCAGCAGACCCGAGCGCTGCTGTTCAGCGAGGCGGACGTCGAACCCCAGGCGCTGGGTGAGCAACTGAGCCTGCTGGGCCCGTTGTTGCAGGACAACCGCCGACAGTTGCGTACCGTCGAAGCCACGGTACGCCTTCACGCTCGCCAGCAGGAGCTGGAACAGGACCTGGCCGCCCTGCAGCAGCGCCAGGCCGAAGCGCTCCAGACGCGCCAGCGCCAAGTTACCGAAGGGCTGGCTGCCAAGGCCGAGCTGGACACGGCCGAACAAGCCCTGACGTTGACGCGCCAGCTGCTGGAGCGTCAGCGCCTGGCCCGCACGGCCAGCGTCGAACAATTGCGGGCGCAGCTGCAGGACGACCAGCCGTGCCCGGTCTGCGGCAGCGCCGAACACCCTTACCATCGTCCTGAAGCGCTGCTGGAAAGCCTCGGCGCGCATGACCAGGCCGAGGAGCGACAGGCCCAGGATCAGGTCGATCGGCTCAAGACGCAGCTTGACGACCTGCGCCTGAGCGTCGGCGTGCTCAACGGGCAGATCAAGGCCTATCAGCACCAGCAGGCGCAGTTGCGCGAACAGCTGCAGCCGCTGATCGACCAGCTGGCCGCCGACCCGCTCTGGCCGACCCTGGAAGCCCAGGACGCGCCCGCCCGCAGCGCCTGGCTCGCCCTGCAGCAGCGCCGCCTGGAGCAGGACATCGCCCGCGACGAAGCCCGCCAGGCCGTGTTGCATGACGTGCAACGCCAGGCCGTCGTCCTGAACGAGCAGGTGCAGGCCGCACTCGAGGCGCGTCAACAGGCCGAGCGTCAGCTCGAGCAGCAGCGGCAGGCGTTGAAGGATGACCAGCAGCGCCTGGACCAGGCCCTGGAAGCGTTCACGCCGGTCATGCCAGCGGCGCTGTTGCAGGCGCTCAAGGACGATGCCGCCCAGGCCTTCCTGACGCTCGACCAGCAGGTCGGCCTGCGGGTGCAGCAACAGGCGCAGTACCGCGAAGAACAGCAGGAGCAGCAGGCCCGGCAAGCGCGGCTCGACCCGCTGCGCAACGAACAGCACGCCAGTCAGGCGCGTCTGCGCGAGGTGCGTGAACAGCTCACGGCGCTCGAGGCGCAGGCGCATCAGGCACAGGCGGGGCTGACCGAGCTGCTGGGCCCGCATGCCAGCGCCGAGCAGTGGCAGACCCACGTGGAAGGCGCGTTGGAGCAGGCGCGCCTGGCCGAGGCCGAGGCCAACCAGCAGGCACAGCGACTGCGCGAACAGCAGGTGGCGCTGGCAGGTGAAATCAAGGCTGGGAGCGCGCGCGAAGCCGCCTTGGCCGAAGAGCGCCAGGCACTTCAGACCCAGGTCGAGCACTGGCGTGCGGCTCATCCGTCCGTGGGCGACGATCAGCTCGAGCGTCTGCTGGCGGTGGACGACGCGCAACGGGATCACTGGCGCCAGGCGCTCCTGGCGACAGACACGCGCCTGAACCAGGCGCGCATCCTGTTGACCGAACGCGAGGCGCGGGTGCAGCAGCACGCGGCGCTGTCCGACGAAGCCGCCCTGCCTGCCGACACCCTGGAGCAGACGCTTGAAACCCTGCGGGCGCAGATCGAGCAACACGAACAGCACTGCGCCGAGCTGCGCGCACGCCAGGCCGACGACGACCGCCGTCGTGACGCCTACCGTGCCTTGGCGGCCGACATCGAGGCCGCCTATCAGCAGTGGCAACGCTGGGCCAGGGTGAACGCGCTCATCGGTTCGGCCACGGGCGACACCTTCCGCAAGTTCGCCCAGGGCTACAACCTCGATCTGCTGCTGCACCATGCCAACAGCCAGTTGCGTCAGCTGGCCCGCCGCTATCGCCTCAAGCGGGGCGGCAGCGCGTTGGGCTTGCTGGTGCTGGATACCGAGATGGGCGATGAGCTGCGTTCGGTGCATTCACTGTCCGGCGGCGAGACCTTCCTGGTTTCCCTGGCCTTGGCCTTGGGACTGGCGTCCATGGCGTCGAGCACCCTGCGCATCGAGTCGCTGTTCATCGACGAGGGCTTCGGCAGCCTCGACCCCGAATCGCTGCAACTGGCCATGGATGCGCTGGACGGACTGCAGGCCCAGGGCCGCAAGGTGGCGGTGATTTCCCATGTGCAGGAGATGCACGAGCGGATCCCGGTGCAGATCCAGGTGCAGCGGCAGGGGAATGGGTTGAGCAAGGTGGAGGTGATGGGTTAG